The following proteins are co-located in the Diaphorobacter sp. HDW4B genome:
- a CDS encoding MAPEG family protein, producing MLKKIVRLAGFASLSIMLGACMVPEKFTAEIDYQADASYSYKFAGTAVDVPAIVQLAKLGGLNEKAKQDLDNEAIKIRSNPEVKKAVYVGNGRFELQSEGKRAATESTHLFNFLQIVTDPNTGVTTIASNAVKEGNLKELSSLHIQPNGTLKIHLPSNAKVLSHNAHSTPLFGKGDYAWKIQELSERPVMTVRFESAAPAPPQPEERPVQNAESCDASSADCATRVAPPAPPPRNLSMPNSPAILWPLFALAAWTMCMAVNIACRRVRATLRGEADIDQFAYGESGPLPEALILANRNYMNLLELPMLFYVVCVLTYVTGVQSTWLVTLAWAYVVLRVLHSFVHLTYNHVLHRFALFATSNVILTLQWLLLGTALISHT from the coding sequence ATGCTCAAAAAAATCGTCAGACTCGCGGGCTTCGCCTCCTTATCGATCATGCTGGGCGCATGCATGGTCCCCGAAAAATTCACCGCCGAGATCGACTACCAGGCCGATGCCAGCTACAGCTACAAGTTCGCCGGAACGGCCGTCGATGTGCCCGCCATCGTTCAGTTGGCCAAGCTCGGTGGACTGAACGAAAAGGCCAAGCAGGATCTCGACAACGAAGCGATCAAGATCCGCAGCAACCCCGAGGTCAAGAAGGCCGTGTACGTCGGCAACGGGCGTTTCGAGCTGCAAAGCGAAGGCAAGCGGGCGGCCACCGAATCGACGCATCTGTTCAACTTTCTGCAGATCGTCACCGACCCGAACACGGGCGTCACCACCATTGCATCGAACGCCGTCAAGGAAGGAAATCTGAAGGAGCTGTCCTCCCTCCACATCCAGCCCAACGGCACCTTGAAGATCCACCTGCCAAGCAACGCCAAGGTCCTCTCGCACAACGCGCATTCCACTCCTCTCTTCGGCAAGGGTGACTATGCGTGGAAAATTCAGGAACTGAGCGAGCGCCCGGTCATGACCGTCCGCTTCGAAAGCGCAGCGCCTGCCCCGCCCCAGCCTGAAGAGCGTCCCGTGCAAAATGCCGAGTCATGCGATGCCAGCAGCGCCGATTGCGCAACCCGCGTTGCCCCACCCGCTCCACCGCCAAGGAACCTCAGCATGCCGAACTCCCCCGCGATTCTCTGGCCCCTGTTCGCGCTGGCGGCATGGACCATGTGCATGGCCGTGAACATCGCCTGCCGCCGCGTGCGCGCCACCCTGCGCGGCGAGGCGGACATCGACCAGTTCGCATACGGTGAATCGGGCCCGCTGCCGGAGGCCCTCATCCTCGCCAACCGCAACTACATGAACCTGCTCGAACTGCCGATGCTTTTCTATGTGGTCTGCGTGCTCACCTACGTCACCGGCGTGCAGAGCACCTGGCTGGTGACCCTCGCCTGGGCCTACGTGGTGCTGCGCGTGCTGCACAGCTTTGTGCACCTGACCTACAACCATGTGCTGCATCGCTTTGCGCTGTTTGCAACCAGCAATGTGATTCTGACCCTGCAGTGGCTGCTGCTCGGCACGGCGCTCATCTCTCACACCTGA
- a CDS encoding fumarate hydratase, whose translation MTTTIRQQDLIDSIAGALQYISYYHPADYIQHLARAYEREQSPAAKDAMAQILTNSKMSATGHRPICQDTGIVNVFLKVGMDVKWEGFTAGLEDAINEGVRRGYNHPDNTLRASVVADPHFARKNTKDNTPAVINVQIVPGNTVDITVAAKGGGSENKSKMIMMNPSDSLVDWVLKTVPTMGAGWCPPGMLGIGIGGTAEKAVLLAKESLMEDLDMYELQAKSARGEKLDQVEELRLELYEKVNALGIGAQGLGGLATVLDIKIKMYPTHAASKPVAMIPNCAATRHAHFVLDGSGPVYLDAPSLDLWPKIDWAPDYNKSKKVDLNKLTKEEVASWKPGDTLLLNGKMLTGRDAAHKRIQDMLAKGEKLPVDFTNRVIYYVGPVDPVRDEAVGPAGPTTATRMDKFTDMMLEQTGLIAMIGKAERGPVAIESIKNHKSAYLMAVGGAAYLVSKAIKHATVVGFEDLGMEAIYEFDVVDMPVTVAVDSGGTSAHITGPAEWSKRIASGEFKGIAVAAE comes from the coding sequence ATGACCACAACCATCCGCCAGCAGGACCTGATCGACTCGATCGCAGGTGCCCTCCAGTACATCAGCTACTACCACCCCGCTGACTACATCCAGCATCTGGCCCGCGCCTATGAACGCGAGCAAAGCCCTGCGGCCAAGGATGCGATGGCGCAGATCCTGACCAACTCCAAGATGTCCGCCACCGGCCATCGTCCGATCTGCCAGGACACCGGCATCGTCAATGTGTTCCTGAAGGTCGGCATGGACGTCAAGTGGGAAGGCTTCACCGCCGGCCTCGAAGACGCCATCAACGAAGGCGTGCGCCGTGGCTACAACCACCCCGACAACACGCTGCGCGCGTCCGTCGTGGCCGATCCGCACTTCGCCCGCAAGAACACCAAGGACAACACCCCTGCCGTGATCAACGTGCAGATCGTTCCCGGCAACACCGTGGACATCACCGTGGCGGCCAAGGGCGGCGGCTCGGAGAACAAGTCCAAGATGATCATGATGAACCCCAGCGACAGCCTGGTCGACTGGGTTCTGAAGACCGTTCCCACAATGGGCGCGGGCTGGTGCCCACCGGGCATGCTCGGCATCGGCATTGGCGGCACGGCAGAAAAGGCCGTTCTGCTCGCCAAGGAAAGCCTGATGGAAGACCTGGACATGTACGAGCTGCAGGCCAAGTCGGCACGCGGCGAGAAGCTCGATCAGGTCGAAGAGCTGCGCTTGGAACTCTACGAGAAGGTCAACGCCCTCGGCATCGGCGCGCAAGGTCTGGGCGGTCTGGCAACGGTGCTGGACATCAAGATCAAGATGTACCCGACGCACGCGGCCTCCAAGCCCGTGGCGATGATCCCGAACTGCGCCGCAACCCGTCACGCGCACTTCGTGCTCGACGGCTCCGGCCCGGTGTATCTGGACGCTCCATCGCTCGACCTGTGGCCCAAGATCGACTGGGCACCGGACTACAACAAGTCCAAGAAGGTCGACCTGAACAAGCTGACCAAGGAAGAAGTCGCCAGCTGGAAGCCGGGCGACACGCTGCTCTTGAACGGCAAGATGCTGACCGGCCGCGACGCTGCACACAAGCGCATCCAGGACATGCTGGCCAAGGGCGAAAAGCTGCCCGTGGACTTCACCAACCGCGTGATCTACTACGTCGGTCCGGTTGATCCCGTGCGTGACGAAGCCGTTGGCCCAGCCGGCCCGACGACCGCCACCCGCATGGACAAGTTCACCGACATGATGCTGGAGCAGACCGGCCTCATCGCCATGATCGGCAAGGCCGAGCGCGGCCCGGTCGCCATCGAATCCATCAAGAACCACAAGAGTGCATACCTGATGGCTGTGGGCGGCGCGGCTTACCTGGTCTCCAAGGCCATCAAGCACGCCACCGTGGTGGGCTTCGAAGATCTGGGCATGGAAGCCATCTACGAATTCGACGTGGTCGACATGCCCGTGACCGTGGCCGTGGACTCCGGTGGCACCAGCGCCCACATCACCGGCCCAGCCGAGTGGAGCAAGCGCATCGCTTCGGGCGAATTCAAGGGCATCGCTGTCGCGGCTGAATAA
- a CDS encoding DUF3617 family protein, which produces MNLFRPLSTRSVKAAAMLFLVAGALPLTASAQDMPTRKAGLWQITTSGTTGTTKNPEQVMQQCVDTASDKVLQKMGSGMMNNMKCDKNENKKDGGKYIGHSICQMGPSKLETKSVTSGDFEKEYTLSADSTFNPPMAGISTSKSVMVAKWIGPCKADQKPGDVIVNGQKMNLLSMAQPQQAPQKK; this is translated from the coding sequence ATGAACCTGTTCCGCCCACTTTCCACTCGCTCCGTCAAGGCCGCTGCCATGCTCTTCCTTGTCGCGGGTGCCCTGCCCCTGACGGCCTCCGCCCAGGACATGCCCACCCGCAAGGCGGGCCTGTGGCAGATCACCACCAGCGGCACCACGGGCACCACCAAGAACCCCGAACAGGTGATGCAGCAGTGCGTGGACACTGCCAGCGACAAGGTGCTGCAGAAGATGGGCAGCGGCATGATGAACAACATGAAGTGTGACAAGAACGAGAACAAGAAGGACGGCGGCAAGTACATCGGCCACTCGATCTGCCAGATGGGCCCCTCGAAGCTGGAGACCAAGAGCGTCACCTCGGGTGACTTCGAGAAGGAATACACCCTGTCCGCCGACTCGACCTTCAATCCGCCGATGGCTGGAATCTCGACATCCAAATCCGTCATGGTCGCCAAGTGGATCGGCCCGTGCAAGGCCGACCAGAAGCCCGGCGACGTGATCGTCAACGGCCAGAAAATGAACCTGCTGAGCATGGCCCAGCCCCAGCAAGCGCCTCAGAAGAAGTAA
- the fumC gene encoding class II fumarate hydratase, with amino-acid sequence MTTAVRQEKDTFGLIDVPADKLWGAQTQRSIQNFKISGERQPTEIIHALAQVKRASATVNSKLGLLDEKKTQAIVAAADEVIGGKHPDEFPLVVWQTGSGTQTNMNVNEVLANRASELLGGERGESRLVHPNDDVNKSQSSNDVYPTAMHVAAVTAIEQKLLPAIARLHKTLKAKSIAFADIVKIGRTHLQDATPLTLGQEISGWVAQLEHGEKHIKAALPHLYELALGGTAVGTGLNAPKGYAEGVAAEIAKITGYPFVTSPNKFESLASCDGLVHAHGSLKTLSASLMKIANDVRWLASGPRSGLGELSIPENEPGSSIMPGKVNPTQCEAMTMLCAQVFGNDVAINFGGASGNFELNVFRPLVAHNFLQSVRLLADGMVSFDEHCAVGIEPNRERIAELVDRSLMLVTALNTHIGYDKAAYIAKKAHKEGASLRDAAIASGHVTGEQFDQWVVPGNMVGNL; translated from the coding sequence ATGACGACTGCTGTACGGCAGGAGAAAGACACTTTCGGTTTGATCGACGTTCCCGCCGACAAGCTCTGGGGCGCGCAGACGCAGCGCTCGATCCAGAATTTCAAGATCAGCGGTGAGCGCCAGCCCACCGAAATCATCCACGCGCTCGCGCAGGTCAAGCGCGCATCGGCCACGGTCAACAGCAAGCTCGGGCTGCTCGACGAAAAGAAGACCCAGGCCATTGTCGCTGCGGCAGATGAAGTGATCGGCGGCAAGCATCCCGATGAGTTTCCGCTGGTGGTGTGGCAGACCGGCTCGGGCACGCAGACCAACATGAACGTCAACGAGGTGCTGGCCAATCGCGCCAGCGAGTTGCTGGGCGGTGAGCGCGGCGAGTCGCGCCTGGTGCATCCCAACGACGACGTGAACAAGAGCCAGTCGAGCAACGACGTATACCCCACCGCCATGCATGTGGCAGCGGTGACGGCCATCGAGCAGAAACTGCTGCCCGCGATCGCGCGTCTGCACAAGACGCTCAAGGCCAAGAGCATCGCGTTTGCCGACATCGTGAAGATCGGCCGCACGCACTTGCAGGATGCGACACCGCTCACTTTGGGGCAGGAAATCTCGGGCTGGGTGGCGCAGCTCGAACATGGCGAAAAGCACATCAAGGCTGCGTTGCCGCATCTGTATGAACTGGCGCTGGGCGGCACCGCAGTCGGCACCGGCTTGAACGCGCCCAAGGGCTATGCGGAAGGCGTGGCGGCGGAGATCGCGAAGATCACTGGCTACCCGTTCGTGACCTCACCGAACAAGTTCGAATCGCTTGCAAGCTGCGATGGACTGGTGCACGCGCATGGCTCGCTCAAGACGCTGTCAGCCAGCCTGATGAAGATCGCCAACGACGTGCGCTGGCTGGCCAGCGGCCCACGCAGCGGTCTGGGCGAGTTGTCGATTCCCGAGAACGAACCCGGCTCGTCGATCATGCCCGGCAAGGTCAATCCCACGCAATGCGAGGCGATGACGATGCTGTGCGCGCAGGTGTTTGGCAACGATGTGGCGATCAACTTCGGCGGTGCGTCGGGCAACTTCGAACTGAATGTTTTCCGTCCGCTCGTTGCGCACAACTTCCTGCAGAGCGTGCGCCTGCTCGCCGATGGCATGGTGAGCTTTGACGAACACTGCGCAGTCGGCATCGAACCGAATCGCGAACGCATCGCCGAACTGGTGGACCGCTCGCTGATGCTGGTGACGGCGCTGAACACCCACATCGGCTACGACAAGGCCGCCTACATCGCCAAGAAGGCGCACAAGGAAGGCGCCAGCCTGCGTGACGCGGCGATTGCCAGCGGACATGTGACTGGCGAGCAGTTCGATCAGTGGGTTGTGCCGGGGAACATGGTGGGCAATCTGTAG